In one window of Thermodesulfobacteriota bacterium DNA:
- the ybeY gene encoding rRNA maturation RNase YbeY, with protein MGYKDRELSVLLTDDAGIRELNLRFRGKDKPTDVLSFPMEDPSLLGDIAISMERAGAQAAEFGVSEDEELARLLVHGILHLAGHDHVKGGRQARKMKENEETLMRLLREKGLY; from the coding sequence TTGGGGTATAAGGACCGCGAGCTTTCGGTCCTTTTGACGGACGACGCAGGCATAAGGGAGCTTAACTTGAGGTTCAGGGGCAAGGACAAGCCCACCGACGTGCTGAGTTTCCCGATGGAAGACCCCTCGCTCCTTGGAGATATCGCCATATCGATGGAGCGGGCCGGCGCGCAGGCCGCCGAATTTGGGGTAAGCGAGGACGAAGAGCTTGCAAGGCTCCTCGTTCATGGTATATTGCACCTTGCGGGCCACGACCATGTAAAGGGCGGCAGGCAGGCCAGGAAGATGAAGGAGAACGAGGAGACGCTCATGCGCCTTCTCAGGGAAAAGGGGCTTTATTGA
- a CDS encoding YIP1 family protein has protein sequence MKVWGDFRKYLLKAIEIVKLRKEAAREAGSDEAALIPGILVLAIGGLAVAIGAILQGGASSPVEAVFFLFLAPVLNILVFSLFISVFHAVARLFGGKASFQSYYRAAALASIVSWAQAIPVVGSFIGIWGIPVNVIVLEGVHGLKRLEAAAVVSLMMAAAMGLLYFAGLLG, from the coding sequence ATGAAGGTCTGGGGGGATTTCAGGAAGTACCTGCTGAAAGCGATAGAGATCGTAAAGCTCAGGAAGGAAGCGGCCAGGGAAGCCGGCTCGGACGAGGCGGCCCTGATCCCCGGGATACTGGTCCTGGCAATAGGCGGCCTGGCCGTGGCCATAGGGGCGATATTGCAGGGCGGCGCAAGCTCGCCGGTGGAGGCCGTTTTTTTCCTCTTCCTCGCGCCGGTACTCAATATCCTGGTCTTCTCTCTGTTCATATCCGTATTCCACGCCGTTGCGAGGCTTTTCGGCGGCAAAGCCTCGTTCCAGTCCTATTACAGGGCCGCGGCACTGGCTTCGATCGTAAGCTGGGCTCAGGCCATCCCAGTCGTCGGCTCCTTTATCGGCATATGGGGCATACCGGTGAACGTCATAGTCCTCGAGGGCGTCCATGGGTTGAAGCGCCTCGAGGCCGCCGCGGTCGTCTCCCTCATGATGGCGGCGGCCATGGGTCTTCTTTATTTTGCCGGCCTCTTGGGCTAA
- a CDS encoding diacylglycerol kinase, with amino-acid sequence MDRKEVTRPKNWFESLNYAIEGVIYAFKTQKHIRYHYLIAAAALFTSLFLELPMTEFVLFTMAVLFLLFAEMVNTALEEIVNLVEEKHHMTAKNAKDVAAGAVLIASVGVAVMVYTIFSKYLHEPIGVAIREARAFSVHIAVISLLLVLISVVCLKALTRRGRPLHGGMPSGHAAVAFSIFTSITVLTLDPTVAILAFALAFMVSHSRLLGGIHSKLEIFLGGLLGFGLTLLVFRIFFMTLQ; translated from the coding sequence ATGGACAGAAAAGAGGTCACAAGGCCGAAGAACTGGTTCGAGAGCCTGAACTACGCCATCGAGGGCGTAATCTACGCCTTCAAGACCCAGAAGCACATAAGGTATCATTACCTCATCGCCGCAGCCGCGCTCTTCACAAGCCTTTTCCTCGAGCTCCCGATGACCGAGTTCGTCCTCTTCACAATGGCGGTCCTCTTTCTCCTTTTCGCGGAGATGGTCAACACCGCCCTGGAGGAGATAGTCAACCTGGTCGAGGAGAAGCACCACATGACCGCCAAGAACGCCAAGGACGTGGCTGCCGGGGCCGTGCTCATAGCCTCGGTCGGGGTAGCGGTCATGGTCTACACGATATTCTCCAAGTACCTTCACGAGCCCATCGGCGTGGCCATACGCGAGGCGCGGGCCTTCTCCGTGCACATAGCCGTAATATCGCTCCTCCTTGTCCTCATATCGGTCGTGTGCCTGAAGGCGCTCACTCGGAGGGGGAGGCCGCTCCACGGCGGGATGCCGAGCGGGCACGCGGCGGTCGCGTTCTCCATCTTCACCAGCATAACCGTGCTTACGCTCGACCCGACGGTGGCGATACTCGCCTTTGCGCTCGCTTTCATGGTGAGCCATTCGAGGCTCCTGGGCGGCATACACTCGAAGCTCGAGATATTCCTGGGGGGCCTCCTGGGGTTCGGCCTGACGCTCCTCGTCTTCAGGATATTCTTCATGACTCTGCAATGA
- the lnt gene encoding apolipoprotein N-acyltransferase, whose product MKKLILAAVSGVALVLAFPPFGLGFLAWFALVPLLIALEGEGRLRGFSLAFASGFAFHLGSVYWVVHSMHNFGGVPIAASIGVMLLLVLYLSLFWGAFGFVFSLASRLDNIGRLLVLPSAWVALEFLRGHLFTGFPWVLAGYTQAGYLPLIQVADTTGVWGVSFAVVAVNAALASVAGHLLRKEEGMPPLLPAAVAAALVLSMASYGFVRMKAVDGEVRRWSGIKVGIAQGSIDQSVKWDGRYQESTIDIYRGLTSLASDRLAHLVVWPETAIPYYYEPDQIEKGPVGELARKTGSYVLTGAPSYTYNPVSNSVQYFNSAFLLNAVGETVGRYDKSHLVPFGEYVPLRGILPVKKLTAGVGDFTEGPGPLPIPFEGGGIGVLVCFESIFPEIARGQVKAGATVLVNLTNDAWFGHTSAPYQHFQMSVLRAVENRSFLVRSANTGISGFIDPNGRVREATGLFERTVLVDEVRMRSGAPTFYTAYGDLFAWGCSIIAGVFTGTSLRRRK is encoded by the coding sequence ATGAAAAAGCTCATCCTTGCAGCGGTTTCGGGCGTGGCCCTTGTGCTCGCGTTCCCGCCCTTCGGGCTGGGCTTTCTTGCGTGGTTCGCGCTCGTCCCGCTCTTGATAGCGCTCGAAGGAGAGGGGCGGCTGAGGGGTTTTTCGCTCGCCTTCGCATCCGGCTTCGCTTTCCATCTCGGCTCCGTGTACTGGGTCGTCCACTCGATGCATAACTTCGGTGGAGTGCCTATTGCCGCCAGTATCGGTGTCATGCTCCTGCTGGTCCTGTACCTGAGCCTTTTCTGGGGCGCCTTCGGCTTCGTCTTCTCGCTCGCGTCCAGGCTCGATAATATCGGAAGGCTCCTCGTCCTCCCTTCCGCCTGGGTCGCGCTCGAGTTCCTGAGGGGGCACCTCTTTACCGGCTTCCCCTGGGTGCTCGCGGGATATACGCAGGCCGGGTATCTGCCGCTCATACAGGTGGCCGACACTACCGGGGTATGGGGGGTCTCGTTCGCGGTGGTCGCGGTGAACGCGGCGCTGGCTTCAGTTGCCGGGCATCTCCTCCGTAAAGAGGAGGGGATGCCGCCCTTGCTTCCGGCTGCCGTTGCGGCAGCGCTCGTCCTCTCGATGGCGTCGTACGGCTTTGTCCGGATGAAGGCGGTTGACGGGGAAGTGCGGAGGTGGAGCGGCATAAAGGTCGGGATAGCGCAGGGCTCAATAGACCAGTCGGTCAAATGGGACGGCAGGTACCAGGAGAGCACGATAGACATATACAGGGGGCTTACCTCGCTCGCCTCGGACCGGTTGGCGCACCTTGTCGTATGGCCGGAGACCGCCATCCCCTACTACTATGAGCCGGACCAGATAGAGAAGGGCCCGGTTGGGGAGCTTGCGAGGAAAACGGGGTCGTACGTATTGACCGGGGCCCCCTCTTACACTTATAATCCGGTCTCGAATTCGGTACAGTACTTTAACAGCGCCTTTCTCCTGAATGCCGTGGGCGAAACCGTCGGGAGATATGACAAGTCGCACTTAGTGCCGTTCGGCGAATATGTTCCGCTCCGGGGCATATTGCCGGTCAAGAAGCTCACGGCAGGCGTAGGCGATTTCACGGAGGGGCCCGGGCCTCTTCCGATACCGTTCGAGGGGGGCGGCATAGGGGTGCTCGTCTGCTTCGAGTCCATATTCCCCGAGATAGCCAGGGGGCAGGTAAAGGCCGGGGCTACAGTGCTCGTCAACCTGACGAACGACGCGTGGTTCGGGCATACGTCGGCCCCGTACCAGCACTTCCAGATGTCTGTATTGAGGGCCGTGGAGAACAGGTCGTTCCTCGTCCGCTCGGCCAACACCGGCATAAGCGGGTTCATAGACCCTAACGGCAGGGTGAGGGAGGCGACGGGCCTTTTTGAGAGGACCGTCCTTGTGGACGAGGTGCGGATGCGCTCCGGCGCGCCGACATTTTATACGGCTTACGGCGACCTCTTCGCGTGGGGCTGCTCGATAATCGCCGGTGTCTTCACCGGAACAAGTTTAAGAAGGAGGAAATGA
- the prfB gene encoding peptide chain release factor 2 (programmed frameshift) codes for MFEELKEDLHGVRERYNELRSYLDQASRADELKELDARLSDPAVWADPEEAQKLTKRKAQLTSGLDVIGRIGALVEEAEVLLELADEAHDDSVARESGEKLKEASEAIRKAEVQRMLSGEHDRSNAIVSIHPGAGGTEAQDWAEILLRMYLRWAESRGYATEVLDYQPGDEAGIKSVTFTVSGEYAYGYAKAEGGVHRLVRISPFDANKRRHTSFASVFVYPEIEEDVEVEVNEADLKVDTFRASGAGGQHVNKTDSAVRITHVPTGIIVQCQNERSQHKNRAVAMKLLRSRLYELKQKEQEEKMQEFTKEKREIAWGSQIRSYVMQPYRLIKDHRTGYETGNIDPVLDGALDQFIEAYLQAFAGKGLKK; via the exons ATGTTCGAGGAGCTCAAGGAAGACCTGCACGGGGTGCGGGAGAGGTATAACGAGCTAAGGAGCTATCTT GACCAGGCTTCCAGGGCTGATGAACTGAAGGAACTCGATGCAAGGCTTTCGGACCCCGCGGTGTGGGCCGACCCTGAAGAGGCGCAGAAGCTCACGAAGAGGAAGGCCCAGCTAACCTCGGGGCTGGACGTCATCGGCAGGATAGGCGCTTTGGTCGAAGAGGCCGAGGTCCTTCTCGAGCTCGCGGACGAGGCGCATGACGACTCCGTGGCCAGGGAGTCCGGGGAGAAGCTCAAGGAGGCGAGCGAGGCCATAAGGAAGGCCGAGGTCCAGAGGATGCTCTCGGGCGAGCACGACCGCTCGAACGCCATCGTCTCCATACATCCCGGCGCGGGCGGCACAGAGGCGCAGGACTGGGCGGAGATCCTCTTACGGATGTATCTCCGGTGGGCCGAGTCCAGGGGCTACGCTACAGAGGTGCTCGACTACCAGCCGGGCGACGAGGCTGGGATTAAGAGCGTCACATTCACCGTCTCCGGCGAGTACGCTTACGGGTACGCGAAGGCAGAGGGCGGCGTGCACAGGCTCGTGCGGATTTCCCCCTTCGACGCCAACAAGAGGAGGCACACGTCTTTCGCCTCGGTGTTCGTGTATCCCGAGATCGAGGAGGACGTCGAGGTCGAGGTGAACGAGGCTGATTTGAAGGTCGACACCTTCCGCGCAAGCGGCGCCGGCGGGCAGCACGTCAACAAGACCGATTCGGCCGTGAGGATAACCCACGTCCCGACCGGGATAATCGTCCAGTGCCAGAACGAAAGGAGCCAGCACAAGAACAGGGCCGTTGCGATGAAGCTTCTCCGCTCCAGGCTATATGAGCTTAAGCAGAAGGAGCAGGAAGAGAAGATGCAGGAGTTTACGAAGGAGAAGCGCGAGATCGCCTGGGGAAGCCAGATAAGGTCATACGTCATGCAGCCATACAGGCTCATAAAGGACCACAGGACCGGCTACGAGACCGGGAACATAGACCCGGTGCTAGACGGCGCGCTTGACCAGTTCATAGAGGCGTACCTTCAAGCCTTTGCCGGCAAGGGTTTGAAAAAGTAG